Within the Maribacter sp. BPC-D8 genome, the region AAATCTGGACCACCTTGTTTTACAACCCGAACAGGATTACCACAAGTATGCGCATCGATACAAACAAAGGTACTGCTGGTCATATTCGAAATTTAGTTGTTATTGATAACCGGGTTTATTTAAAAATTCTATTTAGTGTAAATACCCTCTACCAAACGAGTAATGCCTAACGGATTCTCATTTTGCAAAGCTGTTGGTAATAATTTATTAGGCCAATCTTGAAAAGAAACTGGGCGTACCCATCTCTTTATGGCAGATGTACCAACAGACGTGAAACGAGCATCTGTAGAAGCAGGAAACGGACCACCATGAACCATAGAAGAATTTACTTCTACACCAGTTGGCACGCCATTAAATAATATACGCCCTACTCTACTCTGCAGTGCGTCTACAACCCCAGAATTATGCTCTAAATCTTCTTCAGAACCTAAAACCGTACCCGTTAACTGACCTTCTAAATGATTTAAAATAGCTTCTAATTCTGATGTACTTTCACATTCAACTACAACCGAAAACGGACCAAATACCTCTTTATGCAATTTTGTATTGGCTAAAAAATCTGCACCACTAACTTTTAAAACTGATTGTTGTGCATTATTAGCATTCGTTGGCTTATCATAATTTGCGGTAACTGTCACACCCGTCTGGGTTGATAATTCATTTTTACCCTCTTGGTATTTTGCATATATATTCGGATGAAGCATACATGTTGGTTCTAATTTTAGAATTTCTTCGGATAAGGTATTGATGAAACTATCTAATTTAACTCCCTTCAACCCTAATACCAACCCAGGATTGGTACAAAACTGACCTGCACCCATAGTAATTGAAGAAGCATATTTAGTCGCCCATGCATCACCGTCGTTCTCTAAGGCAGAAGGAAGTAATACTACTGGGTTAATACTGCCCATCTCTGCAAATACAGGTATCGGCTCATCTCTTTCGTTCGCTAATTTATAAAGTGCAGTACCACCATTTATACTACCCGTAAATCCGACAGCTTTTACTTTTGGGTGTTTTACCAACAGCTGACCTACTTCTATACCGCTACTATTCAAATTTGAAAATACCCCATTAGGCATTCCTGTTTTTTCTGCCGCTTTTATAATTGCCGATGAAACTAGTTCACCTGTCGCTGCATGCATTGGGTGACTTTTAACGATTACAGGGCAACCTGCTGCTAGAGCACTTGCAGTATCACCACCTGCCGTTGAAAATGCCAATGGAAAATTACTTGCGCCAAATACCACTACCGGACCTAACGGAAATAACATTTTACGAATATCTGACTTAGGCATTGGTTCTCTATTAGGCTGAGCTTTTTCAATTACCGCTTCTACCCAAGAACCCTCTTTCAATAAATTAGCAAAAGCACGTAATTGACCCATAGTACGACCACGTTCACCTCTTGCTCTACCATCTGGCAAACCCGATTCTTTACAATAGGTATCTATAAGTTCATCGCCAAGAGCTTCTATTTCATCAGCAATCGCTTCTAGAAATTCCGCCTTTTTAACTCCTGAAAAATCTTTATAAACTTTAAAAGCATCAGTAGCTAAGGCTACAGCTTCATCAATTTCATTTGACGATGCTTCGTAAAAAGTCCATTCTGTTTCTTGATTTTCTTTAGGGTTAAAAGTCTTAAAAGTTTTATTTCCTTGCTTAGAAGATGTACTTCCGATTGCATTTGTACCGCTTATCATTTTCTATTTTTCTGATGTTACTCAAAAGTAAAGAAAGAAGCCGAAACAAATTTTGATTCTTTCTTTACATTTCTAAATATGCCCAATTAGATTATTGAGTCATAAAAATTCCTTCAATTAGTTAATTCCTTTATAATTTGGCAATGTTGGTCTAGTAGCCATTCCTTGTTTTATAACCGCTGCTACTCTCTCGCGCTCAGCGCCAATTAACGGTAACCTTGGTGCACGAACATTTTCGGTACCAATACCTGTAGCAACCTCTGCCATTTTAATATTCTGTACCAATTGCGGACTAATATCAAGCTCCAACAATGGTAAGAACCATCGGTAGATTTCTAATGCTTCTTTAATTCTACCCGCCCTTGCCAACTCAAAAACCGCACAGGTTTCAGCAGGGAAAGCACATACCAAACCAGCAACCCATCCATCGGCACCCATTAACGTACTTTCTAAGCCTAAGGTGTCAACACCAGTCAACACATTTAATCGATCTCCGAATCTTGTTTTAATACGTGTAATATTAGATATATCTCTCGTCGATTCTTTTACTGCCTGTATATTATCACAAACCATAAGTTCCTCTAACATATCTAAAGTTACCAAAATACCGTAATCGATAGGGTTATTA harbors:
- a CDS encoding aldehyde dehydrogenase (NADP(+)), yielding MISGTNAIGSTSSKQGNKTFKTFNPKENQETEWTFYEASSNEIDEAVALATDAFKVYKDFSGVKKAEFLEAIADEIEALGDELIDTYCKESGLPDGRARGERGRTMGQLRAFANLLKEGSWVEAVIEKAQPNREPMPKSDIRKMLFPLGPVVVFGASNFPLAFSTAGGDTASALAAGCPVIVKSHPMHAATGELVSSAIIKAAEKTGMPNGVFSNLNSSGIEVGQLLVKHPKVKAVGFTGSINGGTALYKLANERDEPIPVFAEMGSINPVVLLPSALENDGDAWATKYASSITMGAGQFCTNPGLVLGLKGVKLDSFINTLSEEILKLEPTCMLHPNIYAKYQEGKNELSTQTGVTVTANYDKPTNANNAQQSVLKVSGADFLANTKLHKEVFGPFSVVVECESTSELEAILNHLEGQLTGTVLGSEEDLEHNSGVVDALQSRVGRILFNGVPTGVEVNSSMVHGGPFPASTDARFTSVGTSAIKRWVRPVSFQDWPNKLLPTALQNENPLGITRLVEGIYTK
- a CDS encoding dihydrodipicolinate synthase family protein translates to MSISWTGVMPAVTTKFTDKDELDLDMFSVNIKAQLDAGVSGIILGGTLGEASTLTYDEKKILMRETVKLVEGKVPVIINIAEQTTKGAIHAAEVAEECGATGLMMLPPMRYKANDHETVTYFKETANSTDLPIMIYNNPIDYGILVTLDMLEELMVCDNIQAVKESTRDISNITRIKTRFGDRLNVLTGVDTLGLESTLMGADGWVAGLVCAFPAETCAVFELARAGRIKEALEIYRWFLPLLELDISPQLVQNIKMAEVATGIGTENVRAPRLPLIGAERERVAAVIKQGMATRPTLPNYKGIN